The window TGTTGTGATTTTCTCTTCCTTATTTGCACGAATcatgaagcaaatccaactatTCAAAATCACACGAAAGTTACATAAAAGTCACGGTGTAATTGTATAAAAGTTACACTACGATTATACTGTAATATTTAGGACAgaatttatcgataaatatatagcaaaatcgaaacTTATTTGGATTACACAAGAAAATTGAAACAACTTTTAGGTTTCTAGACTGTAAAATTAATATAGTTCTTGTTTATAGGGAAGAGCGCGTGTGCGTTTATACAAGCATTTTACGTCtgtgcttaaaaaaaaaagctcttaTAATTTGTATGGTGGTACTAGCAGTTGACATTCTCTCAAATTTAAAATccgagggagtattttttttaattacatgaCGGATACACACCACTGCACATGCAAAATTACACTCATACTCCGCATATGCACTTAGGGGTGAAAATGGTCGGAATCGTACCATCTCTTTGGAAACGACATTTGATTTAACCGGTAATTGATCATAATTATCATTTAAACTACTCAATATCGACATCACTATGATTtagaaagaaattagaaaaaacaaaatttatatatagccAAAAAGGGTAATGGTCGAAAACGGCGCTCGGTCGATTGGGAATTTCCGTGACCATTTTCACCCCTATCCGCTAACACACGGATTTAAATCCTAGTTGGTGGAGTCATGCACCCACGATTTCACCATCATATCATCCCCCAAGGGAGTATTTTTGTTAATGGTTAGAACATTTCGTGCAGTCATTTTCGCACTTCTAGAATACTAGCCGTCGAGACGTCGACGGTGATATGATATCATATGATCCTACGAAAAATCATCCATAGAAGAGTTTCTTCCTCGTCATGTGTCAGTCGCATTCACTGCGTGGTCATGGACTGCAACTGACTTGGAACATCTTGTCAGGTCAGGAGCACATTCACAAACTTGCCTAGTCTTTCCTTGACGATTCAGCAACAACGACCCAAAAGAAACCCAGAtcttttcatgattatttcacCGGACAACTCCCATTTCTGTACGAACTGTACACCGATCAAAGTTCAAgaaaccccaaaaaaaaagagaaaaaatactGTACATTAATCGGATCATGCTTTGGAGTTCTTCAGCTCAGATGTATTTGCCACAATAGAATGTGCAGAGAacacgaaaaaaaagaaaaatctgatTTCTGAACGTTGATGAGAGCAGCAGAATCGATCACTGTGTGAATGTGAAGCTTAGGCCTCGAGGACTTGGCAATGGAGGACGCGGTTCttggcgcggccgcggccgccggcgatggcggagaggagATTCGCGACGAACGCCTTCATCTGCCCCTTGCCGACGACCGTCTCCCACCGCGGGcttgcggcggcgacgtcgacgacggaGACGCTCATGTCGTTCCGGACGACGCAGAGCTTCCCGTGGAGGGCGACCATGGcggccgcctccaccgcgtgGGAGCTCCCCGCGTGCTGCCCGCCGTCGACGCGGCCGCTCCACgcgccggcggcctcgtcgTAGGCGCGCAGGCGGCACCCGTCCTTGCAGTCGGCGGCGTAGAGGCGGCCGCCGAGCGACGCGCTCGGGCTCCTCCACCCGGTCACCATGGCATCGAGCTCGTGCGCCGCCGACCACGCGTCCGCCTCCGGCGAGTACACCTGGCTCATCACCTGCCGCTGCGCGCCCAGCCCCTTCACGTACCACCTCCCGCCGTGCACCGCGCTGACGAACGGCATCAGCGACGCCGCCATGTCGGACACGAACGACCACCGGTTCTTGGCCGGGTCGAACACCTCCACCGACCtgaggccaccaccaccaccgccgccaacgccgcaaccctcgccgccggcgacgtacAGGCGGTTGCCCATCACGCAGCACCCGAAGCCGTGCCGGCGCCGCAGCATGTCCGGCGCGCGGTGCCACCGGTTGCTCCGGGCGCTGTAGAACACCACCCGCCGCATCGGCCCCCGGCGCGGGTCGCTGCCGCCGAGCAGGTAGAGGTGGCAGCCGCCGAGCACGGCGCAGCCGaacccggcggcgccggcgtactCCCCCGGAACGGGCGGCAGCGCGCGCCACGCCAGCCGCGCCGGGTCGAGCACGTCCCACGACAcgcgcccctcgccgtcgcgctTGACGGCGTACACCCACTGCTCGGCGaggcccagccgccgccggaggccgTAGAAGTAGTTGCCGGCGAGCAGCCGGGACCACCTCCTGCACACCAGCCTCAGCTTCCAGTGATCACCTCGCGGCACGCGGATGAGGCACGCCACGGCGAGGTCGTCGGGGAGACCCGGGATGAGCGGGcactgccggccgccgccgccaccggcgccgccgccgccgcggtggtcgCGCCCCGGCGATCTCTTGGGCTTGAGCGGGTGGATGGACGCCCTGAGGCTCGGCTGCGCGCACGCCTTCGCCCTCGGCATcagcctcgccgcggcggcgccggcgaccgaTCTCTCCACTCTGCACAAGCATGCTGAGCTATCAACCTATATCCAATCACAAACACAAGCAAAAGAGAGTTTCAGGTAGCTGAACAAAATATCACAATTTTGCATTTTGTATGCAAGTTTGTAGTGCAAAAATGCCGCGTAAATCTTCTGCGTgttcgaaaaagaaaaaaaaaacaatgtgagGTAGGCAAAATGTTTTTCACACAATGGATGTGTGTGTTATAATTTTTGTGccatttggggattttttttttttttggttttggtaCAGTCATACAAACCTGGTAATTTGTTTACATAATTTACATTTTGCAATCACAACTTCACAAGACAAGAAAAGGAGTTCGGGTAGCTACACAAATATTGCAATTTTGCATGCAAATTTGTAGTGCAACAATGTCGCGTATAATCTTTTGCGTgtttggaaagaaaaaaaacaatgtgaGGTAGGCAAAATGTTTTTCAGGCAATGGATGCGTATGTGTCATAATTTTGGTTATTTTCGGGGATGAAAAATCCTggtttttatttcttaaaagTGACTGCTAATTGGTGAATGATACCTAGAATGATGAGACAAGAACATAAGACAGACAATGGTGTCATGAAACAACAGCTACTTACAGAAACAGTTGAACTACCCTGTGGGGGACCATGTCTCTTGTTGTTTCAATTTCTAACCTTCTAATAAATGATTAGCACTCCCAACTATTCCCAAATCTAGTGTTACCATCCTGCTAATTTTGGAGTTTGCACGGCTAATTGAAGAGATTTTCccttgaagaaaaagaaagttgCTTTGATACAATCATGCAAACCCAGTAATTTGTTGACCTAATTAATTTACAATTTGAAGTATGAAATGGATTTTCCTATCCACAAACAGTTCAGGTTCTTTCAATATGCAGTGCTCTGAGGAACTCTATGTGAACTGATCAACCAAAACAACTTCACAGTTCACACTGATGAGCACAAGGCATGGTGTATCTTCTATTCTTCTAACACAAAAACACCAGCCAAGCAAGCTGAAAAATTCAGTCCAACACAGAGCCATGAAACCCTCTAAAATTTCTGACCAAAAAAATCAATCCTAGGATGGCACATCCATGCAGAAACATGCAACAATTTCATGGAGaaaaacacaaaacaaatacagagaagaaaaaaaaaagaaagtaagacTACTCACCGGAGGAGCTTGGTTCCTTCTGTCCATGGCCTGTCCCTGAAGCAAAGTATCAAGAAACCACAGCAGCAAGAACAACTACTCACCACCAATCAcccagatatatatatacataatcaCACCAAAATCATCACCATGCTTCTACAGCTCCAACACCCATTGCACATGATTCATGAACAGAAGAGGGTAAGAGAACTGCAAAACCTCCCAACCAGAAGCCTCTCCTTTATGCTGGTTGATcatcaggaggaggaagaagaagaagaagaagggtcAAGGAGAAGACATCAGATGAGAAGGTGGTGGCACTAATAAATGGAGACCACCTCTCACATTAAAAGCCTGgggcctgacatgtggggcccactgcaCAGTCTCAGGTTACAGCACGGCCATGGACAAATCTTCATCCCTTTCTCTTGCTTCACAGGTCAACCACCTTTGTTTGTTTGCTTCGTTAAATTTTCTCTCTCCCAGGATAATCCCCTgggttatttttttaattttttttatgcacACCATAACAACATGCTTTGCTGCTCTCTTCTCCTTTCTGTTATTCAAatgtgactttttttttaaggtaGCTTCTACTCCCCTCTAGGTAGTGACAGTTTCTTTGTTCTTGTTGCTGTCTGTACGTTTGACTGCTGCTGTTCTTGCAAGTTGATTTCTTTATTATTAGAGGCCTTGATTGCAATTTTCCTAGCCAGTAGCATCACTTTCTGGTTATGCATGATTGACCCCTTCTGCATGATGATGGCAAAGCAAAGAACATTTAGCAAAGAAACTGGTGCATGATGACGGAACCTTTCAAAGGTGGCAGAAGCAGACAAAGAGAAGAACACCAAGAGATTAATGTCAAAATTGTAACTGATCTAGAACAAGCACACGCCATCAGCTTGAGTTCCTTGGGATCAAAACAAGGGGAGGAATGGATGGATGAAAGAGGTATCAGGTCACAGGGCTGCACCTGCCAACACCAGATGTGTGGGGTTCTGATTGTGCAAAATttaagttaatttatttttcaggtaGATAGATTAGATTTGTAttcagaagtttttttttaaaaagttggaTAGATCAGATACATAGCCAGAAGTTGATTCACTTTGAAATTAAGGGAGTGAAAATTTGTGAGAGTCAGGGAggacggtaaaaaaaaaaacaacatgcaCGGTTTAGTGATGTTCACATCGTAAGAAATTTGACTAAAATCATCCCAAGACGTGTCAACACATGCCTATCGATTAAAATGAAGAAGAAATCTGACTAAAATCATCCTAAAATGTGTCGACACATCTGTGAGTGGTTCAGATCTATTTTGGCATATGCACGAGAGACCTTTTCAAAGGGGGCCTGGTTAAATTGACACTTGACCGTTGATGTTTATTTTACTGTTCCAGCATGACTTTGGATTTATCAAAGCCTAAAACGACGTTAAATGCGTGAAAAAACCGGCAAATTTCGTGTGTTAATCGCGATAATTGCATGGAAATTCATGGGTTCTGCTAACTGTGAGCACTAGTACGCATCAGCCTGGGTGAAAAATGCAACCAAAGCAAAGGTGAAAATGAAACAGAGATTGACAATTACTGAACTCACAAAACTGTGCAGAAGCAAGGGAAATCAAGTTCAGTGTAGACTGTGCATGCATTCGTCACAAAAATGTCATGTAAATGTAACGCAAATCGAACACTACATTTCGGAATTCTGAACATTGGATTATGTAACATAAATAGTCCTAAACATCAGGTAGTTTGGTATATTATCACCATCTGCACAACCTAGTATATTTCCCATTTAATTACCCCAGTTTCTTTCCGAGAACTTTTACAGTACATTGTAATGTAAGtatatactaccagtatatAATAGGGTAGATTTGGTATTTGTTAAAAATCTTAAAAGGGTTGTTTAGTCATTTAAAATAGAGATTTATTTCCATCGGGTGAATTTTAATTCcttcgtttcttttttttctggatcTCGTGATCCACGTAATTTGAGCAATTTTTTGCTTTGTAATTTGAGCTTGTAACAGCTGTTTATTTCAGCCCAACTCTATACTGCATTGCTCCAAAAAATTGTGCTGTCTGAACATTCTTCTTTCAAGGCCTTCTCTGGAAGACTAGAACGTGGGAGTTGAATGGATAGTAGTCACAGAATTGTTCATACATTAGTTATATTGGTATGTAACCATGCTAATTACATTAGTTATGCTAATTATGCCGCCCTGCCGCtgccacctgccgccgccgggcTGCCGCTGCCCTGGTCCTCGAACGCGCTGATGATGCCGATGACGAAGGCCGTGGAGAAGGACTGCATCGCCATGCTGTTGGGCGTCCTGTGGAACTGGAGCAGCGCCGGGAAGAAGGCGTGGCCCTTGAGCTGGTTCGTGCCGTTGGTCAACATGAGCAGCCCGTTCGGGGTCACCGTCGCCATGCCATCGAAGCTGAGATTCGCGGCGGTGAACCCGTTGAGGACAAACTTCTCGTCGCCCTCCGCCTCCCGCAAACCTCCGCAGCCCGCTGGTGCCGCCTCCCGCAGACCCGATTTGGGGATTTTCAGAAGAACTAGGTTTTGGGTGAAGAAAGGGGGAAGGAAATCGAATCGATtcccgatggcggcgacgccgaTTGTGGTTGTCGAcggccgcgcggcgcggcgtgctCGCAGAGGCAGTCAGCGACGGCGGTCGCCCATGCGCGCGGCTTCAAGAAAAAATCGCTTTGACTGGGCGCAAAAGGCCAGATCTGACTAGGTGAGAAACGCGAATTTACAAAATTACCCCTCACGCAAATAGATAAAAAGATAAATATACCCTATTCAATTTATACTGCAGAATAATTGGGAGAAATATCAGATGAATTTACACCGTTAGATCAAatatactggtagtatataCTTCAAGAAGAAtgtaccgtaaaagttctctttttttccctggGTTAATCCAACCAAATTAAGTTCCAAGTTCTAGGATCAATTCAAACCCAGAAGCATATTCGAGCATAAAGTGTTCTACTACTTGCTGTCATCTTCTCCTCTATTGACCCTCTCCACTAGCAGTGCTACCTGGCCCTCTTCTGCTCACAGTTGTATTCTTCAGTATCTGCACAAGGAATCCGGAACATTTTTCATCTGAGGAATCATTTTCTATGGTgcttaaaagaagaaaaataaacaggAAACAACTATTTAAACTTGTAAAACTTGTACCACACGAAAAAGATGCATTAGAATTAGGAATTTTACCTGTCTGAGCATCTGGTTCTCATTCTGTAGGGTGGAGAATCTTTCTTCCAACTCTGAGTTCTTCTTCTCCAAGTCCTTCACCTTCACCTCAAGATCATTCAAGTATgccttctttctctcccttgcCTGCTGCGCTGATACCCGGTTCCTCAGCAACCTTAATATTTATAGACACAATAAGCAAACCATATTTGACACCAATCCTACATTACTAACAATGTACACAGATATCTTTATTCTAAACTAAAATGTACACAAATGTATTAATTTAAAACGAGTTGACCAAAGAATAGAAATTTGGAGATTGACAATTTTTACAATAGATTTTTTCAGGAATATGCAAAAGATTTGTATATCATTGTATTGAATTTCAAAGAAGTTACAGTAGGCAAATCAAAAGGCCATACTCTCGTGGTACAATTGCAGGACCaaacaattgaaaaaaatagattatataCTCTAAGCTATCATACAATTCATATTATTATGACAACCAATTCAAAAATAGAGTTCAAATACGACACAAAGAAAGCTGTCACCTGCCTTTGGGATGGCAAAACAAGAAGTTTATTATGTTAATTCAAACAAATTGTTACAATAAACAGCGGCAGGTTAACATAGTATAGTCTTagctaaaataatatatttgtccaTTACAATATTATGTGTTTATATAAGTGTATCAGTGTGCAGTCATACTGTTGATGTTACTGAGATAACTAACTCAAGTTTCATGTGGTAACAAACTGTTGATATAATGGAAGCACATTATATTATACTGATGCAAACATAACGTGACACTCCTTTCCTTTTTACAAGAATATAACACTACTCCCATTGATATCAAAAGCTCAAAATTGGCTGCATAGCATGCATTGCGATTTGCAACACTGAATGAGAtaggttgggggggggggggcaatttATAGTGAGATATCAATAGTATCATATATGATGTGCCCACAACTGTTCTCTTCCCATCCACTTGTTTCCCAACCTAACTATCTAGATGAGCACGCATGCGACACATGACATCGATCGTACACTGCGTCCAACTCACCatgaaagctagctagctaggagcaATGCTTTACAGAGATATGTAACCTAACCCCATCGATTTCATCAGGATTTAAATTCAACCCCTCTTTTCTTCATCACTCCTAAACTCCAAACTCCAATCAACACATCATACTCCAAGATCTCGCCGTTTCGATCGATTATCATCGCAAATTCGGTGTTCTTGCTCCATATTGTTTAATCTTAAACCATGCATGAGCCCAAGCTCAACAAGCATTAACTATTTTCATATCTTAATCTCCATCGAATCCAATATGATCTAATTCTAACCactaagtattaaatatagatagcCATACACAACTTACTCCAATGATCACAGCCCTTTTGGTTTAATCTCATGAACAATTATAAGCAAAACAACAACTGTATTTGTACACATAAACACAAAGGGAAGAACTATCAAAAGTACTCTAGTAAATATAAAGGCGGGCACCTTTTGAGGCGCTTGTGCTCCTTATCCGCGGGGctgcgcccgcggcggcgcgcgctggCCTGCGCCGTCGACGACTGCGCGcgctccgccccgccgccgccgccgccggccgccctcccCGACGTCGAAGCGCCGCCCGGCTCCAGCCCCAGCTCCGGCACTCTCCCTATCTCCTCGTCGCTCTCCATTCCTGCAAAACCAAATCAATCTCCCATACcacacaagaaccaaaaaaAATTTCTCTTCCAAGAAACAGAAGTAAAATGAAAATCAACCAAAGAATCCGAACCCGAAAGAGGAACAGTAAAATGGAAATCAAGAAAGGGAAGGAGAAGGGATCGAAGTGGCGCTTCCTTGCCTTCCTTGATCTCCATGTGGTGGCCGCCGGAGCTGGACGACCTCTCGGAGCTGGACGGCCGCGAGCTCGTCGCCTGCTCCTGCAttctcgccggcgaggagggattCGCGTGCACTCCTCCGCTTGCTTCAGCTTCAGCTTCCCCACTCTGTCCTCTCCTCTCGTCCTTGCTGCTTGCGTGAAGCATGGACCATGAGAGCTTTTTGGCTTTAACTCCACAtgtatatttcacaaaaaaccCCCTTAAAAATACAAGTACTCTACATATGTACCCTTACTGTTTTACAATATAGTCCTTACGTTGTCTAAGTGGAGAGGGAAAAGGGGCTATTTGATGATTGTACGAGAGATAGAGGGGTTACATGGAAACCCATCCTCCAGCGACGGCATTTATTGCGTCCGTGGGGTTTGGGTTTTAAGCCGCGCGATCCCAGCCGTCGAACCCGGCAAGATCCGACGCCCCCGAACGCCTCCACGTGGCCACCCGCGAGACCATGCAGCGCGGGGCGCCATCCAAAGGCGCGGAGGCCCGCTACGTGGAGGCGCCGCGGCCGTTCCCGCCCCCGCCGATCACACCGACACGCGGGGCCCACGTACGCTCTGGCCCATGCGTCAGCGACTCGCGCGGGGCGCTTTTCACCTGGCGCGCGTGCCGcgggagagggaaggaggggatCGGTGAGAGATGCGCGTGTTGTCGCCATGCGTCGCAGGGCTCGCATTCACGGCGGTAAGAGCACGTAGAATAGCAGggctataaatattttttaaaaagataaaagagcACGTATAATAGTAGGGCtataaatatgttttaaaaagataaaagagcACGTACAATAGCAgggctataaatatattttaaaaagataaaagaaaagacagaagagtagcgggctatagatctgtatcCAGCTATAGCACAGACTTCAaaacgcaatgtgtgtatgatagatgggatcatatattaatatattaatagtatagtaaccAACTATTGCATTAATAGACTATTAGATTGATGAATTGGAACTAACATTgggttatactattaaacttattgCTCTGATAGCGCGAGGAACGAACGAACAACAGTGGGAGTGGTGGGCTGGTGGCCTGGCCTGCACATGGGCTaaatttaggccctgtttactTTGCGGAAAGAAATTTTTTGGTattacatcggacgtttgatcggatgttggaaggggttttcggatacaAATAAAAAggctaatttcataactcgtctggaaaccgcgagatggatcttttgagcctaattaatccatcattaataCATGTGGgctactatagcacttatggttaatcatggactaattaggctcaaaagatccatcttgcgatttccatgcaaactgtgcaattagttttttgtttttatctatagttaatgctctatacatgtgtttaaagatttgatgtgatgtttttagaaaatacTTTTTGGAAACTAAACTGGGCCTCATGAGTGGGAGTCTGCTATAAAAGTTCGTTCAATCAAAGTGAATTTACCTATGTCTATCCACACTGGGCCTGTTACAAACACGACGTGTCATTCCGGAGCACGCCGGCGGTGAGCAAGCGGCAAGAGCACTACCAGTGGGTGGCGCGCAAAGATAGCCGGGACAGAGAACTCGATCGCCGGCGACGCCCACGGTGAACACGCCGGCGCCATGTCCTGCGCCCGCCCGGGACTcgtcttctccggcggcggcggtggcttccACTGGGCCTGGTTGGGGCAGCCGACGACCGTGATGCTGCGCCGAACCTCTTTCTTTGCTGGGCTGGAAGGAGGAGAGCAGCCCACTACTCCTATGGATCTTAGGCCTTCACCATTTGTTTGTCATAAACTTATGTACCGACCGAAACCATATATCCAACACGATTTTGCTGTACATCTATCGATGAActctcataaaaaaaaactttagtactaccttcgttttttatgtgtgtgtgtgtgtgtgtgtgtgtgtgtgtgtatatatatatatatatatatatatatatatatatatatatatatatatatatatatatatatatatatatatatatatatatatatatatatatatatatatatatatatgacatcgTTAACTTTTTggtaaatttttataaaaaagttacGCCCAAATAAcatttgataataaatcaagtcacaacaaaataaataataattacatatttttttaataagacgaatggtcaaacatatattaaaaagtcaatcacgttatatattaaaaatagaggAAGACTATATCATTTTATGTAATTTGAACAGTTAgacactacttaaaaaaccATTTTTATAGACGATGACATTTTTTTCCATGCGGGTAGGCCTCTCAGAGCTAAATGGCTGCCTATGAAAATGACAACCGTGGGCGAGATTatcgtccgcctgcgaaaatagattttcgtagGAGAGATCTGCCTGCAAAAATAcctttatttttgcaggcggacctcttaagagaTCCGTCTGTAAAAACGGATCGGATAATATCCCATCCGCTCCGCTCCAAAACGAGGATATGGTATGGGTTTTTAGAAATCTGTCGCATACGAATGAGGATAGTATGaggcggatgcggatgcggatatgGTATCTCTAAAATATGGCGGATGCGGATTATCCGACATTTTTGTCGGATTATCCGATAAGCCGTTTGTCAGATAATCCGAaattatcaacatatataaccaCTCTATCTATTGCATATAACATAAGTTGGTATATCCAATGCCCAAATTCATCAATTAACATAGATTTTTTAGAcaaaagggcatgtagcctagtggttaaaAGAGCttcagtagcacctgaggtcctgggttcgactccccatgggagcgaattttccatGATTTAACGGTGTTGTCCTTTCAGTGGTCGAACTTTCCATGATTTAACGGTGTTGtcctttcagtggtaggcgacgtacccggcTCCTGTGGTAACTCTgtcaatctctccaggatttgccAGCCCAATCTTCGAatatgctcataggggtagggtttgtgtgcgtgtgttcataggggtgagtgcgcgtgtgttgtgagtgtctgcgttgtactgtgtaattctcaaaaaaaacaTAGATATTTTAGTCTAAGGCTTTTATCGTCGCATgtagctatattttttatattatggacatcatgtattcatgttgtTTAGCACTTAATCGTATAATTATTACGATGGGTCATTTATTGATTATTGTATTATTGTTCCTTGGATTGCTAACTCGATGTTGCATTGATTGCATATACATGTAACATCCGATAAATTTAATCCGTTTTCGAACTGATTGCGCACTATTTCCGACATCCGAAACAATCcgctccgcatccgcatccataCCCGCTTCGAATTcgcttaaaaaatatggtttaggaTATGGTATCAGCACTATCCGATcgaatccgctccgttttcacccctagataGAGGTGGGTAGGGCGGGCGCGCGTGAGGTTGGGGtggtgtcaatttttttttattcgccCAAAATATTTTTGCAAGCGGGTGGCTATGGCGCCTGCGAAGATGGAGATGCCTCCTGCGAAAACTTGTGCTTACAGGCAGGCCTTTCTCCacctaaaaaaatgattttttgttGCTTGGGAAAACGATTTTTTGTGCTAGTGAGATTTGTTTTGAGCTTCGTGTAGGTagggaatgaaaaaaaaatcatggcatGTGAACGGGTGAGGGCAAAGCATCCACGTACACGTCAGGCAATGAACCAGAACATCGGGTAAATAAACCTGAAGATAATTGgaaattgttttttaaaaaaagataattgGAAATTGGAAAATGCCTCAACCTGGGTGGGCAAAGGTAGATCCTTTTGTGCTGCGTACCCGTGCCATATTAAAATGAACCACGCGgtactactcccttcattcaaaatatataaatccaAAATCAAATTTGACATATAATTTAAACAAGCACCAGTTCATATAACTACGATGTCAGATGGAGTAGTATCAATCGAGCCAACCAccaccgccggtcgccgtgaTCTCAACGTATATTAATTAAACACAGACACAAATACTTCTCACCAACTCCAAGTGTTTGGTACGGTGAACAATTGCGTGTTCTGACGAGATTGTACTCGTACTCATCTACTCGTCACATGCCAATCTCTTTATCCATAAAGAAGTACTCACTCGCACAGTTGTACCTGTAGACTGTAGTACTCACTTACTCCAGAAAattatcttttctttctttttttttgactgtCAAACGAAGAGTTGGATCGTCATAATCTTTGTTTGGTTTGGCTGCTTGTGTGTGTCAGCCAAATATAGTTTTCAATGTTGCATTATCAAAGTAGctgacatactccctctgtccaaaaatataagcatttttagcatagtaacaagtcaaacattttaaactttaactattaatagcaaaaatataaaaaatatcaatcatgtaaaattgatgttgctagatttatcattaaataaactatcataatat of the Oryza sativa Japonica Group chromosome 2, ASM3414082v1 genome contains:
- the LOC4328661 gene encoding F-box/kelch-repeat protein At1g55270 isoform X1 → MDRRNQAPPVDSSACLCRVERSVAGAAAARLMPRAKACAQPSLRASIHPLKPKRSPGRDHRGGGGAGGGGGRQCPLIPGLPDDLAVACLIRVPRGDHWKLRLVCRRWSRLLAGNYFYGLRRRLGLAEQWVYAVKRDGEGRVSWDVLDPARLAWRALPPVPGEYAGAAGFGCAVLGGCHLYLLGGSDPRRGPMRRVVFYSARSNRWHRAPDMLRRRHGFGCCVMGNRLYVAGGEGCGVGGGGGGGLRSVEVFDPAKNRWSFVSDMAASLMPFVSAVHGGRWYVKGLGAQRQVMSQVYSPEADAWSAAHELDAMVTGWRSPSASLGGRLYAADCKDGCRLRAYDEAAGAWSGRVDGGQHAGSSHAVEAAAMVALHGKLCVVRNDMSVSVVDVAAASPRWETVVGKGQMKAFVANLLSAIAGGRGRAKNRVLHCQVLEA
- the LOC4328662 gene encoding transcription factor HY5 gives rise to the protein MQEQATSSRPSSSERSSSSGGHHMEIKEGMESDEEIGRVPELGLEPGGASTSGRAAGGGGGGAERAQSSTAQASARRRGRSPADKEHKRLKRLLRNRVSAQQARERKKAYLNDLEVKVKDLEKKNSELEERFSTLQNENQMLRQILKNTTVSRRGPGSTASGEGQ
- the LOC4328661 gene encoding F-box/kelch-repeat protein At1g55270 isoform X2; this translates as MPRAKACAQPSLRASIHPLKPKRSPGRDHRGGGGAGGGGGRQCPLIPGLPDDLAVACLIRVPRGDHWKLRLVCRRWSRLLAGNYFYGLRRRLGLAEQWVYAVKRDGEGRVSWDVLDPARLAWRALPPVPGEYAGAAGFGCAVLGGCHLYLLGGSDPRRGPMRRVVFYSARSNRWHRAPDMLRRRHGFGCCVMGNRLYVAGGEGCGVGGGGGGGLRSVEVFDPAKNRWSFVSDMAASLMPFVSAVHGGRWYVKGLGAQRQVMSQVYSPEADAWSAAHELDAMVTGWRSPSASLGGRLYAADCKDGCRLRAYDEAAGAWSGRVDGGQHAGSSHAVEAAAMVALHGKLCVVRNDMSVSVVDVAAASPRWETVVGKGQMKAFVANLLSAIAGGRGRAKNRVLHCQVLEA